A genome region from Miscanthus floridulus cultivar M001 unplaced genomic scaffold, ASM1932011v1 fs_663_2_3, whole genome shotgun sequence includes the following:
- the LOC136532586 gene encoding uncharacterized protein: protein MAVQHYAYLVLKMPSPAGVLALWANLSITYACETESLALAEATDLSIQMASVVNDAKTVPADDLEIPSLEPPHASAKSKETKEVSLSLDDPSKTVKIGAHLDPK from the coding sequence atggctgtacagCACTACGcttatctagtgctgaagatgccttcgcctgcaggagtcctggccctatgggccaacctctccatcacctacgcatgcgagacagagagtctcgccctcgccgaagccaccgacctctccatccagatggctagcgtggtcaacGACGCCAAGACAGTGCCCGCCGATGACTTAGAGATCCCCTCACTGGAGCCTCCTCacgcctctgccaagtccaaggaaactaaggaggtcagcctcagccttgacgacccctccaagaccgtgaagattggggctcacctcgaccccaaatag